TGGAACGGGAAGGGTGGCAAAAAGCGGAAGTCCTTGGGTTTCGGCGCATAGCGATCCAGTCTCAGGTTTCCTGTGATCGTTTCCAGCGCAGCCGCCATCCGGTGATACTGCTCACCGTAGGCGCTGCGTCCCGGTCCGAAGCTGCTACCGAGCAGGGCCGGCTTTTCGCGGGCATACTCTCGAGCCAGATCGGCGAGGGTCTCTGCCTGGACACCGGTGATCGGTTCGGCCCATCGAGGCGTTTTGGCCACGCCGTCTTCCCGTCCGAGCACATATTCCTTGAATTTGTCGAACCCATGGGTGTGTTCGTCGATGAAATGCCGGTCCTGCAGGTTTTCATCGATGATCACATAGGCCATGGCGAGCATGGCGGCGGCATCCGTGCCGGGTCTTATGGGAATCCACTGGCTGGCGAAAGCGGCGGCCGAATCGGTGTACCTGGGGTCGACGGCAACGATTCTGGCGCCTTTTTCCCTCGCCCGGGCCAGGGACAGCGACACGCCCGACCCCATTTCGGTCGTGGCCGGGTTCCACCCCCACATGACGATCAGTCGGGCCTCCTGATATTCATCCGGTTTGTGAGGGGTGTACCCGATGCGGCTCGATTTGCCGAAGGTCACCCCTTCGGCAAAGGCGTTCCCTTCGCATGAGATGTAGCCCCATGGGGCGGTGTAGCCCCCGAACCCGCAGAGCAGGCTGTGAAAAGCCAACACGTGGTGGAGAACGTGCGGGTCGCACATGGAACAGAAGTGCAGCATAGACGCGTTCCCGTAGGCTGCTTTTATTCTTTGCATTTCACCCGCAACGGTTTCCAGGGCTTCGTCCCAGGAAATTCTGGCGAATTCGCCGGAGCCCCTGGGCCCGGTCCTTTTCAGGGGGTGGAGCAGCCGGTCGGGAGAATAGACCCGTTGACGGTAGGCATGGCCGCGCAGGCACATGCCGGGCCGGCCGTCCTCTTCAGGAACAGCTTCGATGCGAATGATTTTCCCGTCCCTGACGTGGACTTTGAAATCGCAGATCCCTCCGCAATGGCTGTTGCACACGGTGGTAACAATTTTATCTTCGCTGGCGGTCTGCTCTGCGTTCATCGAGTTCTCCTGATGCACCTCACCGTTTTTGTCTTTTCCGGCAGAAAACATGAAACGCTCACTTTAGTCCCTGAGCTTTTTTCGTGTTTTCGTGATAAATGATTTTTATTTTTCCAGTTTATCCAAGCTATAATCGTAATGCATCGATACTGGGCCGGTCAACCCCATAATATCCTTTCATCCGTGTTTGCGCAGCGTTTCAGTGGCCCTGCGCGGTCGGAATTGTGCAGGCTTCAGCGCCCTAATTACACGGGTTCC
The nucleotide sequence above comes from Deltaproteobacteria bacterium. Encoded proteins:
- a CDS encoding molybdopterin-dependent oxidoreductase, whose product is MNAEQTASEDKIVTTVCNSHCGGICDFKVHVRDGKIIRIEAVPEEDGRPGMCLRGHAYRQRVYSPDRLLHPLKRTGPRGSGEFARISWDEALETVAGEMQRIKAAYGNASMLHFCSMCDPHVLHHVLAFHSLLCGFGGYTAPWGYISCEGNAFAEGVTFGKSSRIGYTPHKPDEYQEARLIVMWGWNPATTEMGSGVSLSLARAREKGARIVAVDPRYTDSAAAFASQWIPIRPGTDAAAMLAMAYVIIDENLQDRHFIDEHTHGFDKFKEYVLGREDGVAKTPRWAEPITGVQAETLADLAREYAREKPALLGSSFGPGRSAYGEQYHRMAAALETITGNLRLDRYAPKPKDFRFLPPFPFQPNPVEKEAPLRWNAIPSRGPSVNSSARVNVSSFANAILEGKAGGYPADYKFLWLSNTNYLNQLGNINKAVKAFKKLEFILVTEQFMTATAKFADIVLPVCTFLERCDLMPPLNVFSSKRRNFTVLSKAIEPLGESRSQLAICQALAVKLGISGYPDQSDEELVRQMVAMVSANEKLKTEGTPKKEPAASTKPQLRTPSGKIELSSGIAEKMNHPDIPAVPKYIETWESLNDPLAAAYPLQLISPHFKRRAHSQFDNLPWLRELQPQAVSINSRDAEARGITEEDMVRVFNDRGEVRIPARVTERIMPGVVALPQGAWYTPDENGIDHGGSANVLTRSITSPGGALPSHTALVQVERV